One Ricinus communis isolate WT05 ecotype wild-type chromosome 7, ASM1957865v1, whole genome shotgun sequence genomic region harbors:
- the LOC107261414 gene encoding pentatricopeptide repeat-containing protein At5g48910, whose translation MNSTIHEPITTTHPSSLFPQISRCKSIKRLDQIHAHFIKTGLIKDPLAAAEFLKILCLSNHRDLNYARKFFTQIHEPNCFSWNTIMRAFAETDDSNESPLEGLSLFCQMCTDGVVEPNRFTFPSVLKACAKTARLQEGKQVHGYVIKLRLDNDEFVASNLVRMYVMCGVMEDARVLFRKHVFEYDICSKSTSDKRKREGIVVLWNVMIDGYVRLGDLAVSRDLFDNMPYRTVVSWNVMISGYAQNGYFKEAIELFHDMQMDDMSPNYVTLVSVLPAISRLGALELGKWVHLYAEKNNIEVNDVLGSALIDMYSKCGSIEKATQVFESIHNKMNVVTWSAIIGGLAMHGRAKDALDYYRRMQEAGVTPSDVVYRGLLRACSHAGLVEEGRSLFNHMVHIDGLEPRIEHYGCMVDLLGRVGLLEEAKQLIRNMPIRPDNVIWKALLAACKMHGNTEMDERVAGILMDLFPHDSGSYVALSNMFASRGNWDGVAEVRLKMKELDIRKDPGCSWIELDGMIHEFLVEDDSHPRAGEIRSMLEEISDRLRSVGYRPSTTQVLLNMDEEDKEGSLYYHSEKIAIAFGLISTSPKTPLRIVKNPRVCEDCHSSIKLISELYNRKIIVRDRKRFHFFENGSCSCMDYW comes from the coding sequence ATGAACTCCACGATACATGAACCCATCACTACAACTCACCCATCTTCACTCTTTCCACAAATTtcaagatgtaaatccatcAAACGGCTCGATCAAATTCATGCCCACTTCATTAAAACTGGTCTTATCAAAGACCCACTTGCTGCTGCAGAATTCCTCAAAATTCTCTGCCTCTCTAATCACCGTGACCTCAATTATGCTCGTAAGTTTTTCACCCAAATTCACGAACCCAATTGCTTTTCTTGGAATACCATAATGAGAGCTTTTGCTGAAACTGATGATTCTAATGAGAGCCCGTTAGAGGGCTTGTCATTATTTTGTCAAATGTGTACTGATGGGGTGGTGGAACCTAATAGATTTACTTTCCCTTCTGTTTTAAAAGCTTGTGCTAAAACAGCAAGACTGCAAGAAGGGAAACAGGTTCATGGATATGTTATTAAATTACGATTGGATAATGATGAGTTTGTTGCTAGTAATCTTGTCAGAATGTATGTCATGTGTGGTGTCATGGAGGATGCTCGTGTTCTGTTTAGGAAGCAtgtttttgaatatgatatttgTAGTAAATCAACGAGTGATAAAAGGAAGAGAGAGGGTATTGTAGTTTTGTGGAATGTTATGATTGATGGGTATGTTAGACTTGGTGACCTTGCAGTTTCAAGGGATTTGTTTGATAATATGCCTTACAGAACCGTTGTGTCGTGGAATGTGATGATATCAGGGTATGCACAAAATGGGTATTTTAAGGAAGCAATAGAGTTGTTTCATGATATGCAAATGGATGATATGTCTCCAAATTATGTGACTTTGGTTAGTGTTCTTCCTGCAATTTCGCGATTGGGTGCACTTGAATTAGGTAAATGGGTGCATTTGTATGCAGAGAAGAATAATATTGAGGTCAATGATGTGCTTGGTTCCGCATTGATTGATATGTATTCAAAATGTGGAAGCATTGAGAAGGCAACTCAGGTCTTTGAGAGCatacataataaaatgaatgttGTTACTTGGAGTGCTATAATCGGTGGGCTAGCTATGCACGGTCGAGCAAAGGATGCTCTTGATTACTATAGGAGGATGCAAGAAGCTGGTGTCACTCCCAGTGATGTTGTGTATAGAGGTTTATTGCGTGCTTGTAGCCATGCTGGTTTGGTTGAAGAGGGTCGTTCCTTATTTAATCATATGGTCCATATTGATGGTTTAGAACCTAGGATTGAACATTATGGATGCATGGTTGATCTTTTAGGTCGCGTTGGGCTTTTAGAAGAGGCTAAACAACTTATAAGAAACATGCCTATTAGACCGGATAATGTGATATGGAAAGCCTTGCTCGCTGCTTGTAAAATGCATGGAAATACTGAGATGGATGAACGAGTAGCAGGGATTTTAATGGATTTGTTTCCACATGACAGTGGATCTTATGTAGCTCTATCCAATATGTTTGCCTCTAGAGGAAACTGGGATGGAGTTGCAGAGGTGAGGCTAAAAATGAAGGAACTAGATATAAGGAAAGACCCTGGATGTAGCTGGATCGAGCTTGATGGGATGATCCATGAATTCCTTGTAGAAGATGATTCCCATCCTAGAGCTGGAGAAATTCGTTCGATGTTGGAGGAGATTTCGGATCGATTGAGGTCTGTAGGTTACAGGCCAAGTACAACACAAGTGCTGCTCAACATGGATGAAGAAGATAAAGAAGGTTCATTGTATTATCATAGTGAGAAGATTGCTATTGCCTTTGGGTTGATCAGTACGAGCCCTAAAACCCCACTTCggattgttaagaatccaaGAGTTTGTGAAGACTGTCACTCTTCAATTAAGCTAATTTCAGAATTATATAATCGTAAAATTATTGTAAGGGATCGAAAACGTTTCCACTTTTTTGAGAATGGATCATGTTCTTGTATGGATTACTGGtaa